Within Lolium rigidum isolate FL_2022 chromosome 5, APGP_CSIRO_Lrig_0.1, whole genome shotgun sequence, the genomic segment GCATAACAAAGCATGGCGATGTGGATGGAAGAATCATCTCAGATTGAGCAAGGGACAGTAACGTACATGTCATATTATCTCTATCTTTTCTCACTGTTGATACTTATGTTAAAGAATCTGTAGTAATCAACCAATCCTCGTGTCCTCATGGTGAAGTACTCCTTGGTATTGGTTTGCTAATTTATTGCTGAATAGCAATCTAACTGCTGCAATTGGTTAAAAAATGACCTGAAGGGTGAACCGGTGAAAAAATGATATTGGTATTTATATTTTCACTGGATCCTTGCTTTGTGTTATATTACAGATTCCCTGGATGCGTTTTGTAGGCACAGGTTGATTGATTATCCCAATATCTCTTCTCGACATAGGAACGTTCATAGTACAGTAGATATTTTAAATAGCACTGAATTAGCACATTAGCACGATGAAACTAAGATTATAGCAACCCAACTTGTAGCTAGCAGGACCAATCGAAAGTGAAAGGGAAGATATCTTTTATAGCTTAAGGGCATCTCTAGAAAAGGTCTAGATCCAATCGTCGATATTTCCATATATGCTATATACTCTAAGGGATTTCTCCTTTATATCATATTTTTTCAACAGGTCGCCTAAATTCATTCCCCTATAACtatccttttttccttttttgaaagAAAATTCTAGAACTATCTTGACTACTGACAACTTCTATTTATAAATTTTACAATAGCTCATTTTCATGTGCGCTAAGATTCTCTTTTAAACCATGAGCTATATAAGATTTTATCTGCGACAATAAATATAACCTTCTCCATGTTAAATTCAGCGACATTTAGCTACCAGTAGTAACATTCACCAAGCAGAGTAGTAGGAGCAGCGAACTTCAGCGCCCCGATGCCGGGGACATCACGCCCATGCTGCTCTTCAACTGTGCTACATTGTCCAGGTCCAGTACAAGCAGGTATGCATGCTCCTTCTATTCAGATTTAGAGCTTCTTCTCCAGTCTACGGGTGTAGTGTGTCTGACTGTGGCTGTCACTGCATTATTTGCTATGGATTGAACCGGGCGGCGTCCATTGTGCTGGGCATTGTTGGTGTATAATTACTGCCTGAATTAGCTGCTTGGTGATCTATTTTTTCGATGCCGTGACGTTAGCTACTCTGATTGATCCCCAGCCTATGATTTGGGATTCTCTACTTACAAGTACGCCAAAACAATGTAGTTTCTTGACCTCTgaaaaaatgtattttttattGAATTTTCCTTTCCCTACTCATCTCTTGGTACGCGTTCTGCTGGTGTCTGATGCCCACAAATTTTCTGcattcatgccttcaggagaactGCTATTAGAAATTTGATTAACATGTTCGTGTGCCATACAGGGCAAAAATTCCAGAATGTGGTTTCTCTGGATTGAAAGTAGTGATGGTTCGTGCAGTTTGCATGAACGCAAACACTCGCCTTGAACATGTATTGCTTTCGAGTGACGGTTGCTGTCATTGACTCAAGCATGCAAGTTCCGAAACCATTTCAAAAAACAAGCACACTGAGATGTATTGCCACCGAGTGTTTTACAACATGTAAACAAATACATTATACAGAGCCTCCTAAACATGTTTCCCAAATGTTGCAGATCGATGGATGTTTTTAATGCTAGGCAGTGAACAATTATTTGAGTACATCTGTTAGACACATATTTGAGTATAAGTTGGAATGTAAGAAACTATCTGTATGCCAGGCAATGATATTTTAACATTGTAAAATTTAACCTTCTCTTCGACTTTGCCGTCACTTGCACTATGTTGGAAAAGATAACATGGAAAGGGGAATTGACTTTTGATGCAATACTTGGGTCAAGGAAAACCTTTTCATCTCATAGTgtatttcttgcgttactaccctTCCCGATGCTTTGGCCTTCCGCTCTGCTTGTGGATAGCTCGTCCGGAGTGTTTGATTTGTGAACAATGCTTTAAATTGTGCTAATTGATTAGTTAGGTTGCTTACCATACAAAAAGGCATATTAGTACTTCGGAAGCTATCATCCGCTTGGAACTTTTAAAAAACTTATAGCAGTTGCTTATTGTAGTGGAGGAAGAGGTGTATGCCGACATCTGGTCATTGCTGCGCCCACTAAGCAAGCAAGTCACTCAATCCTTATAAATTCCCTATTTTAGATAACTTCTACTTATACAAATTCATCTATGATACCAGTGatctaagaaatatatattcagCCGATTGGGATGTGCTAAGTACCATATGTCTACTGTTTTGGTACCAAAAGTAGTATGAGATTGATATATGTGTTGATTATATATAAGATTTCATAGGGATAAACATGATATTTTACTTTGCAATATCGAAAGATATGTAGTCATGTAGCATGTAACAAAATTTATCTCATGgaaatagcaactcacatgaagtaTAATGAGTTTTGTGTATTATAGGATCTTCGAGTGAATGTTTCATATGCACAATTTTTGGGCGGATTATTTCTTGTACAAACATGTTTTTTTGCTGCTATCGAATATTAGGATTTTCAAGGAGAATGGCAGGGCATTAAATCTGGAGGAATAATAGTTTCACTGACATGGGCTAGGCCAAACTCCTACCAAAGTGTTGCTCATTCAAAATTTGTATGAACAGACTAGATCGGTAATCTAATATTTGTATGCATATGACAAATATGATCCATGATCTTTAACTTGAATCTTCAAATGATTTTAGCTACTTCCAATTTCGGTGTGGTTGCATTGTTGATCGCGTTGAAACTGCATATGCTAATGTAGATCCGACTTGAGTCTCGAGTTTGTAGGTATGGAGTTGATTCACCTCTCTATTGGTTTCTGGCTCTTTGAATATATGTTTCTGTTGTCTCAATATTACATCATTTATTTCTGGCAAATCAATGTGATCATATATGAGGAGGACCATTTTGCAACAAAGAATTTACAGGTGTTCCCattgaattaagagatagagttataTGTTTGTCATTCGTGTGTAATAACACCTCATTGCTACTCATGATTTTGATGGTGGAGCAATGTGGGGTCCGTTGACCCTTAAGCATAGGGGGAGCACAATGGCGGTTGCAGGCCTCCACCACTTTTGCGCTTCAAAATAAGAGCTTAGGTGAGTGTACGAGCTTTACGTCCGCTTTATAGTAGTTTTTTTACGAGGTCCAGGCCTTGagaatgttgctatgtatctactTAAATATTGTGAATGCATCATGTGTTGCCAAGAGCTTTGATGTGAATGCGCGCATTATCATCCTGGTTCCTAAGTTATATGGAAGGCTTGAACATGGTTCCACGATGATGCCTTCTTCACCTGGTTGTTGCCCTATAGTAGCTACCTTTTCTGACTTAATCATATTGCAGTTGCGGCCGATGAAGAAGCTTCTCCTTAGAAGTGGAACTGCCTCCCTTAGGCACCATGGCTGGGAGGAAATCGATGAGCCTCTCCTTAGAAGTGGAACTGCCTCCCTTAGGCACCATGGCTGGGAGGAAATCGATGAGCCTGTGAAGTACCGTTCCTCTAAATGGCCTTGTGCACGTATCTGTTTCACTTCAATCTCAGACATTATCTCATGTTTGCTAGATATAAGGACCTGTTAGCACGCCGGGTTTATTGCGTTCAATATTATCATGTTGTAATACATTATGATATTTCTGATTTGTTTTGAGTTTTCGTAGTGAGTTGTGAGTGGGAGCGGcgatttggctcccgggagcatatgctcccggttttttcgaaaaatcagaataaatcgaaaacttatcaaaaaaaaatcgaaaaaaaatcgtgtacgtacctgaccatggcacgcaccaccgtgTAAAATGTCGTTGCAAAGTGTCATCGTATGCGTCCtgaacaaaaatgacaaatttctgacatgaaatgagatccaaaattttgaatctcagatctggaaatttgtcatttttgcccaggacgcatacaatgacatttcgcagcgacatttcacaaggtggtgtgtgctatggtcaggtacgtgcatgatttttttcggaattttttgaaaagttttgaaaaacaaaatttgctccccaaaaatccgggagcaaatgctcccgggagccgagAGGAATTTCcggttgtgaattatatatgtgcattgagaaataaaatttgaggacccgtagcaacgcacgggcatttgtactagtacgaTTAAAATCATGGAACGGATGGAGTAATTAATACTCCAAGTTTAATACTGTAGTACTACTACCCTAGTTGTCAATTAGATGCGGCGAGCCGTGACGATGTGTGTGCATTCACTGCCGCTGTCACCGCACACTACCCACTCCATAACACTATTTGCTCTCAACCCGTTGTCCCAGTGACATCAAAGTATTCGAGCACAAAAGCGCCATTTCCCTCGCTGATTATTCAAGCCTTTGACCGCTCACAAGTGCAGCGCAAGTGCCCTCCCTGTCTCCGTTGACACTGACAGAACTTACGGGCCGGTGCACTGGTTCATGACGCCTTGGCATGCGTCATCGCATAAACATGCCATGTACCGGTGTCCCGTATATAAAGCAGCGTCGCATAGGCTCCATCTGCCAGCATCCAGATAGGCAAATCAACTCTCTCAAACACAAATCCATCGGCAGCCGACAGGTGAAAGTAAAAGTACCTGCGCATCCTCGCAGGGATAAAGATGGGCTCATGCGTCTCGCtctcggcggcgccgccgccgccgacagtGGCCACGGCGAAGGTGGTGCACGTGGACGGCCCCATCGTGCAGTTCGCGACGCCCGTCACGGCGCGGGATGCTCTGGGCAGCGATGCCGCCAGCTCCTCGAGCTTCCTCTGCAGCTCCGACGAGCTCCGGTTCGACTTGCCCGCCCGCGCGCTGGCGACCGAGGAGGCGCTCCAGCCCGGGTGCCTGTACTTCGCGCTCCCCGTGTCCATGCTCCGCCGGCCGCTCTCCGGGCAGGAGATGGCCGCCCTCGCCGTCAAGGCAAGCTCCGCTTTGGCCACCCTCGCCAACAGCTGCAAAGGGCGGGGTCGTCGGAGCGGATGAGGGCGAACGAGACGGCGGATGGAATGACCACGTCTACGGAAAATACGGCACGAGCATGACGGCCATTAGCCGTCCTGCGGTCGTGCAAAGGCTGAGCGCCATTTCTGAGGCCAGTGCCTGAGTCGTGACTCGTGAGTGGAACCCAATATGGATTCAGCGATTTAACGGTTATATTGTTTAGAGAGTGT encodes:
- the LOC124657231 gene encoding uncharacterized protein LOC124657231, giving the protein MGSCVSLSAAPPPPTVATAKVVHVDGPIVQFATPVTARDALGSDAASSSSFLCSSDELRFDLPARALATEEALQPGCLYFALPVSMLRRPLSGQEMAALAVKASSALATLANSCKGRGRRSG